The following coding sequences are from one Triticum aestivum cultivar Chinese Spring chromosome 5A, IWGSC CS RefSeq v2.1, whole genome shotgun sequence window:
- the LOC123105174 gene encoding uncharacterized protein has protein sequence MDPCPFVRVLVGNLALRMPVAPPAAGAGAGVHPSTSPCYIKIRLGKMACQTAAAPLVLSDAAAAAAEQPPSGALAAAFHLSKADLEWFARKPSLFSPSRGAATLKVSVYAGRKGTTCGVSSGRLLGKATISLDLKGAEAKPAVLHSGWISVGRRGVGGKGGGPAAAELSLTVRAEPDPRFVFEFDGEPECSPQVMQVRGSMKQPMFTCKFGCRTNSDLRRSVAQTEREAAGKERKGWSVTVHDLSGSPVALASMVTPFVASPGTDRVSRSNPGAWLILRPAGDGAWEPWGRLECWRERGGAGSSDSLGYRFDLLVPGVDHAVPIADSTIAASKGGKFALDLTAAQPLSRGSTPGCSPRGSGDFSQWPLGNYRGFVMSASVEGEGRCSKPTVEVGVAHVGCAEDAAAFVALAAAVDLSMDACRLFSHKLRKELSHLRSDVLR, from the coding sequence ATGGACCCGTGCCCGTTCGTGCGGGTGCTGGTCGGCAACCTCGCCCTCAGAATGCCggtcgcgccgcccgccgccggcgcgggcgccggcgTCCACCCCTCCACCTCCCCCTGCTACATCAAGATCCGCCTCGGCAAGATGGCCTGccagaccgccgccgccccgctcgtcctctccgacgccgccgccgccgccgccgagcagcCCCCCTCCGGCGCCCTGGCCGCGGCCTTCCACCTCTCCAAGGCCGACCTGGAGTGGTTCGCCCGCAAGCCCTCGCTCTTCTCCCCCTCCCGCGGGGCCGCCACGCTCAAGGTGTCCGTCTATGCCGGCCGCAAGGGGACTACATGTGGCGTCAGCTCCGGGCGGCTGCTCGGGAAGGCCACCATCTCGCTGGATCTCAAGGGCGCCGAGGCCAAGCCCGCGGTGCTGCACAGCGGCTGGATTTCCGTCGGGAGGCGCGGCGTTGGCGGCAAGGGCGGCGGGCCCGCGGCCGCGGAGCTCAGCCTCACCGTCCGCGCGGAGCCCGACCCGCGGTTCGTGTTCGAGTTCGACGGCGAGCCGGAGTGCAGCCCGCAGGTTATGCAGGTCCGGGGCAGCATGAAGCAGCCCATGTTCACCTGCAAGTTCGGCTGCCGCACCAACAGCGACCTGCGGAGGTCGGTGGCGCAGACGGAGCGGGAGGCCGCCGGGAAGGAGCGCAAGGGGTGGTCCGTCACGGTGCACGACCTCTCCGGCTCCCCCGTCGCGCTCGCCTCCATGGTGACGCCCTTCGTCGCCTCGCCGGGGACGGACCGCGTGAGCCGCTCCAACCCGGGCGCGTGGCTCATCCTCCGGCCCGCGGGCGACGGCGCGTGGGAGCCGTGGGGCCGCCTCGAGTGCTGGCGGGAGCGCGGCGGGGCGGGGTCCTCCGACAGCCTCGGCTACCGCTTCGACCTCCTCGTCCCCGGCGTCGACCACGCCGTCCCCATCGCGGACTCCACCATCGCCGCGTCCAAGGGCGGCAAGTTCGCGCTCGACCTGACCGCGGCGCAGCCCCTGAGCCGGGGGAGCACCCCGGGATGCAGCCCGCGGGGCAGCGGCGACTTCAGCCAGTGGCCTCTGGGGAACTACCGCGGGTTCGTCATGTCGGCCTCGGTGGAAGGCGAGGGCCGGTGCAGCAAGCCCACGGTGGAGGTCGGGGTGGCGCACGTCGGGTGCGCGGAGGACGCGGCGGCGTTCGTGGCGCTGGCGGCGGCCGTGGACCTGAGCATGGACGCGTGCAGGCTCTTCTCGCACAAGCTCAGGAAGGAGCTCTCGCACCTGCGGTCGGACGTCCTCCGGTGA
- the LOC123105175 gene encoding 40S ribosomal protein S29-like, with the protein MGHSNVWNSHPKNYGPGSRVCRVCGNSHGLIRKYGLMCCRQCFRSNAKDIGFIKYR; encoded by the exons atgggacACTCGAACGTCTGGAACTCGCACCCCAAGAACTACGGCCCCGGATCGAGGGTTTG CCGTGTCTGCGGCAACTCGCATGGCCTGATCCGCAAGTACGGGCTGATGTGCTGCAGGCAGTGCTTCCGCAGCAACGCCAAGGACATTGGCTTCATCAAG TACCGTTAA